The genomic DNA CTGGAAGCTGTGGCCCAAGTAAGTGGTTCGAAAACTTTGACTAAAGGGACTGGTTGACCTATTTCCACTCAGGGAACTTGTAAAAAGtctttaaataggaaaataatcaaaagacatattgtctggagaaaaaaaaatccttggttCTTGAAAAGCTTGTGATGTTGGTACAAAATTATTTGTAAGAGGTGAATGATTAATGtggataatttatatatatatgcatatatatatttaatcaaagatatttttaaaagcactaaCCTGAAGAATATCCTAAATTCTACACACACCATTCTCTTTTTTAGAGCAAGCAGCAGGTAATGTTGACATTTAGCGGTTCAGCATGATAAAAACACGTTTCTTTTACAGATACAGCCTGATCGAGGCACAAAGATCTACAAGGATTTTTGagtaattatagaaaataatattacattttgtGGTCTGTACAGTTATAATAAACCAgcagtaaaacaacaacaagaatatATGAAGGGAGACTCTTGTCCAAGCATATCACACTCTAGAGAATCATGTGTAGACAGGACACACTTTGCAGTGGTGAATGTAGTGGGTTGTCTGCTCAGAGTAGTTCTAACTTAATGCCTGAGGTTGGCAGCGACTCAGATATGATTGAAACGGGTTTCTCTCCATCCTGTGACTTGGGGTCTAGCCTCGCTCCTGGGCCAGTGCAGCTCGGGAGAGGTGGCCACTTGCCCACGCATGTGGCTCACCGCCTCATACCCCTGCCACTGCAATCATGCCTGATAAGTCAGAAAAAAGTGTCATTTCTCCCCCCTTTATCAAGTTCCTGCCGAATCAAGAAATCACTGAATGGATGACTGAAAGGGGCCCTCACCCAGAGGGGTTTCACTGCAGCACCACCCAAGTAAGAGTGCTGGTTTGCAGCGACACAAATTGGTGGGGTTGGGGAGGCTGTGGAAGGTTGTGTTCAGTGAAAACGAAAGCTACAAACCAAACCTGAGGGGAACAGAGGTAGCCAGAGGCTTGGTGGTCACACAGGTCAGAACAGGACAGGGCGGCAGCTGGATGAAACCGGGAACTCCCTACTTTCTACCATGGCTTGGGGCTGACAGACAATCCTGGAATAAATGTTCCACCTGGTGGGGTGGccaagggaggagaggcaggtggAGAGAAGGTGCCAGAAGGCGCGCCCACCTGCCCCAGGGCTGCCTCACAAGAGTTCGTACTGTTTGAGGTGCATCCTCTGGATGATGTCACGGCAGTCATTGAACACTCTGCGAATGTTCTCGGTGTCCACGGCACAGGTGAAGTGTGGGTAGCAGTAATGTTTGCCGTCCCCTGTCGCTGTGCTgatcctctggaaaaaaaaaaaaagccatcgaTGCTGTGGGACCCTGACCACCATGCCCAGGGGTACATGGGAACACTGCTGCTACTCCATTAATTCTTGGAGAAGAATTTGGGCAATACTTTGATCAAAGACAAGAGGAGCTGGGATTGTGACTGTTTAAATACTGAATACCCTGCTGGAAACTCAACGTCACACTTACCTCTGGCCACAGAAGCTTAGTGTTCAGTTGAGAGAGgacatatatttaaaagacagcctctcaggggtgcctgggtggctctcagtcggttaggcatctgacttcagctcaggtcatgatctcacagttactgagttcgagccccgcgtcgggctctgtgctgacagctcacggcctggtgcctgcttcggattctgtatctccctctctttctctacccctcccccgctcatgctctgtctctctctgtctctcaaaaatcaataaacataaaaaattttttaaaaaataaataaataaaagacagccTCTCAAGTCAGGGTAGAATTTTCTGGAAATAAATGTCAGTCCCACACCAGCACTGTCCAATGGAACTTTTTGCactaatggaaatgttctgtatttccCCTGCTCTTACGGGAGCCACTATCACTAACTGATGCAACAGAGACTggagttttagttttaattttaattaaatttaaatatccacATATCACTAGTGGTTCCATGTGGATGGCTCATCCGTCCTACTGAGCCCTCCTCCATATAACAACTTGAGCATTTCctggggcggggttggggggggggtcccctggTTAGTAGTGGGAGGCTTCATGGGCTTTCTCCCACAGGAGAAAAAACATGACTGATGAGGATTCAGAAGGACATCTTGGAGGGATACGCGCATGTGCATTGGGAAGTCAGGTGGGGCAGTGTGGAGAGAGGCTGCCATGGGCTGAATGGTGTTCTCCCCCACCAATTCCTGTGGTGAAGCTCTAACCCCCGGCACCTCtgagtgtgactgtatttggagataggatctctttttaaagaggtaattacggggcacctgggtggctcagtcggttaagtgtccgacttcggctcaggtcatgatatcgtggtctgtgagttcaagccccacatcgggctctgtgctgcagctcagagcccggagcctgctttggattctgtgtctccctctttctgcccctctcccgctccctctctctctccctccttttcaaaaataaataagcagtacaaaagaaaaaagataagttaAAATGTGGTCATATGGGTGAGCCCAAACCCAGTAAGGTCCTCATAGGAAGAGGGGAGattgggacacacacacacaggaaaggccATGTGGCGACACAATGAGAAGACACAATGAGAAGGTGAACATCCACAAGCCgaggagagaagcctcaggagaaaccaaccctgTTGACATCTTGATCtcaacttctagcctccagaatggtgagaaaatAATGTGTTAAGCCCCCAGTTGGTGGTGCTTTGTTACGGCCTCCCCAGCCAGAGAATGTAGAGGTCACATGGAGCTTTCTTCATAGGTGCCCACAGGGATCCCCGGACGTCCTCCTCgtcccccctcccatcccctttcTTGCAAAGCATCTTGGGAATCAAGATGAGACCCTGCTGGGCTGGGGTAAAGATGTTCATCAGGTTATGAACCTCCTCCTGGGAGCACAGACTTATTTTGAGCAATAGTTAGGATTCTCTTGagcaattataatttttaaaaaacttaaggaCACTGAAACGTGTAGGGTAGGTATCTTTATAGCCCTAGAACATGGGGAGGAAGAGCCGTGTCACACGGAGTGGGCGAATAGGTAACAGGCTTTCTTCTGTAACGATCTGACCAATCTGTCCCCGCCTGGGGCAACAAGAATGTCAGGCAGAGTCATTACAAAGGTAGTGGCTGTCTGCTTATCTCTAAACACACTGATTTTCACTTTAAATGACAGCAATAAGCTTGTCAAGGAAAACTGGGCAGTTCCAGACTGTGCTTGATTGGGTCCCCTGGCTGTTGCCCATCTCTGAGGTCCCCTGTCAGGAGATGATGTTCAAGGTAAAAGAAATCAGAGGGGAGCTCATACAATACCAGGAAGAGAAGCCCGATTAAAGCATACAGGCTTCTAATAGATGCCTAAGGCATCAAGACACAGGGTGCCACTCATGCTTACCACCTGCTTTAAAAGGTCTGGTGACGCCCCGGAGGACTCTCTGGCCCAGGTCTGGGCATGGGCTTGCAGGTGGTTTCCAGTGTGAGGGACAGGACCGCTTGACGGTGACTAGGGGAACACGGGGGGCTGACCAcctggccctccctcctcctggctcctGGCCCCTTTCGTTCTGAGTTCCTCCTGCTCTGGGGATGAGTTGGGCCTCCCCTTCGTGGGAGGAAGTGACCCTGACTGGGACAAACCTGGTGGTCCTTGCCCTCCTCACGCGATGACAGTTGAGAATGCTCAGACAGCATGTGGCTCTTTCTTACAGAGGGGTCTATCTCATTATGCCCTTGCCGTTCTCTCCCCAAGCCCACCTTTACCTCCTCAAGGCCAGGTCCCCCCACAGACCTCTCCCTCTCCATGTACGGCCTCTATTCCCCACCCCGTCTCAGGGCCTTCTATCACCAAAGTTATTGTTTCGCCCGAATTTGCTCCCGTCCAGATTCGATACTGTTAACCATTTCTGTAATCTGCTCCATTGCCTTCTAGGtctggggttagggcttccaACTCAAAACTCCTCCCACGACTCACTGGCCCAGGCAAATTCcaccataaaaaaaaacctaaatcaaTAACCCCTAGGCGTTTATTTCCCTGACTTGCAAACTGCATACAAGCCAGATTTCTCCCATTGTTAGAGAATCAAAGGTTTCTTCCCAACACCAAATGGTGGTGGCACGGCCATTCATTTGGGAGGGGGGGAGCTCTGTTTCTAATCTTTAAATGCCTCATAGGCACACTTAGTTAACTTTTAGTCCTCATTAGGAcagctttttgtgtgtttttatattttatggtcTTGCAAGATGTTCCTCCAAAAGGAAGCCTGTGATAAACTACAAACCAATTTACCTGTTATCCAAGAGATTCACAAGGCACACGGGCATAGCAAAGGTTCTAGAAAGTCTGACAACGGAGAAACCTGTCTCACTTGATTTATTTCCCAGATTTACTCCTTGCAGAGCCCTTTCCCCGTGCTACCTGTTAACCTCCTGGGGAATACTGTTCCTCAGAACTCACTCTGGGGACTTGACTTCTTATCCTTGTTACTTTCTCACTCAGTATAAGATTTCAGGAGGCAACCGATGGGGGCCCGTGGTGGGAATAGGATAACGAGGTTCCCCTGAGGAGTCAGGAAGGCACCTGATCCCCGTGGAAATGTCAGGCAGACTGTGGGACCGTCCCTGCTGCACACTGGGCCGATCGTCACCTCTCCAGAAGCACACAGTCCACGTATATataattctttcactttttatgtaaatttgaaatcatctcaaaataaaaagttaaaaaaaaaagagagatctgaATTTTTCTGAATGTCTGAATTAGCCTCTTAGTGGTGAGtgaatgaaagggggaggggcacccaGTGTGGGTGCTGGTATTTCAGACTCTGCTAAAGGCTTCTTTCCTTTTAGGAAAACACAAGTGAACACAGTCTGGTGGTCTCAGTGCCATTCTCTGGGGCCTTGTGCTGTGCTCCTTGTTTTCGCTTGGGCGCTGTGTGACCTGAGGTGAAAAGCCCCACCTCTCTGAACCCCAGTATGGTCAGTGGTGAGATGAAGTAATAATTCCTTTGCCTCTCATAATTTGGGTGGAGATTAAATCAGATCATGAAAGGGTAACTGATATGCAAATTGCAAAGAACAATACAACTCTAAGGAGGTaggaaagcaaagaataaaactgCTTACCAAAAACAGGTCTCGGATAAAGAACTTGGCTCGTGTAACTTTGGGATCTTCTCCTGCATCTGGTGTTGCTGTAAAAATTACAAGTGGAATTTTGTTTAGGTGATGAGAATACAACTCTATGGAAAATGGAAGAGGAATTACAAAGTAGGGCTGCGGTGACTCACAGCACTAAAAGACACTCAGAGCAAAGCAGAAAGCTGAAATGTaactttatttctctcatttagcAGCTGATgaaagttttggttttgtttctgatgATGGGGGATGACTCCCactcagagaaaatgaaagcatgccACTGAACACTGACCAATCCCACAGCTGCCATCCCCTTCAGAGATCCCTTGAGAGAGAAGGTTCCAGGGGCTGTGGTTTTAGCAGTGGTTGTGCTCATCGGGTCTGCATTCTCTTAGCCTTGTTCCCGGGAGACCCTCCCCTTCACTGTTCCTACCACGGAGCCCTTCTGTGAAATACTGTAGTAACCTGATTCTTCTCCCGTGCAGATTCCAAGTTCCTAAAATCTTGGCTTCCCTGCATGGTCTCATCgctcttttccttctctattgCAACTACCATGATTATATGATTATTCACGATGAGCAGGTGATGGGGAATTCTACAGGTGCTGAGTCCGCCCTGATCTGGAGACCTGCCATGCTTGACCCAGGGCAGGTGCCTGGGCAGGTTCGgtgcagaagggagggaggagcaggcagagagaggagcacaaGATCCACTGAGGGTATGTGTGGGAGGAGCACAGGATCCACAGAGGGTTGAGGGTTTGGAGCACAGGATCCCCTAAATGTGTGTGGGAAAGGAGCACAGGATCCAcagagggttgggggtggggaggagcacagGATCcgctggatgtgtgtgtgtggggaggagcACAGGATCCACGGAGGGCTGTGGTGGGGAACCTAGCTTGTAATATTTTCTGGCCGGGTCACGTGTGGCCTCAGCTTGTGGTGAGATTAAGTCTGTGTTGGTAGGGATCGCAAGTAGAGTTGTGGTTGTGTTTCAGAAAGATTTTGGCAGCAATCCAAAGACTGTTCTGGAAAGTTGAGTGAGCAGAATAAGGAAGCCTGGGCAGGATGCTACCTTGACCAGATCCGGAActgagaagaggggaaggagggccCGGACcaagacagagaggagggagagcacaTGACAGTGGACGCTTCAGTGTTGACTGTCCAGAGTGTAGGGATGGGAGCCTGGCTTGCTGAGGGCCGTAGTCCAGAGATGAGAGGGCAATGCAAGCCGAGCTCTGCTGACTTCTCTTACACCAGGGGCTCAACACTAGACTTAGCACAAGGATGAAGAATTTTCTTCACTTCTTATCTAAGTTTCTAGGAGAGTCCCTTTCATTCTGCTTTATCTAGCTGGGGATTCAAATTTTAGGAAGTGGTAGCATTTCACTGGCAATGAACCCCTCCTACAAGGTGGGCCGAGAACCGAGGAGCCGCAGTTGGAAACGGGGTGTGCCCCGGTCCAGGGCTTTAGCACTGAGAGCCCCCTGCCCCTGAACCCTGCACCTGCTCGGCCAGGCCATCCTACTGGTAGCCAAAGTCATCGCTGGGCCGTGGTGGCTGGAAGGGTGGGGCTTGGGCACAAAGGTTCAGAGGCTGCCTTGTCCTGGCAAGCTCTACCTGAGTGACCTTGAACGACTGACTACCTCTCTCAGCTCACTTTCCACAGGAAAACATGCAAATAACAAACTTCCACGTAGGGTTACAGTGAGAGTCAAGGTCGACGTAAAGGGCTGACACAGTGCCAAGTTCAGGACAGACCCAGCCAAGACACCAAGAGAGAGTACTTAATAGACACACACCCAAAAGTGCCCTGTCTTCTCCTGCACAGTTTGAATGGAAAGTCAAATCCCGAAAAATGGAATCCTAAATAGGACATTTTAACACTCTAGCATTTGAAGGTGGGGGCAGCAGTCAGGAGAGTTGATGCAAATTAATTGAATTTCCTAAATTTTCATCACATCTGTTAGAACTACAGCTACAGGGCTaatgaaaaaataaccaaatttttTCCTGAATCAGAACTGGTTTTGAAATCTTACCATCTTCAGGAACAGTATAATTTGCATACTCTGGGAAATAATCTTCGATTTTTGATTTCCCCGCCAAGACTTTTTCTGCCAGCATATCCTGTTTGTTCAAGAACAAGATGATAGAAATGGTCCGTAACCacctgaaaagagaaataaacatacaAACTTCACATCTGCTAGTACGTGAAAGTACCTCTAACAGAGGAGGTACTCAGTGAAAAGAACAGCATTTCCATCTTCCTGAAATGTACAGGATCTAGAATGATTTGATGTACCAATCTTGTGGACCCCCACTCCATCTGCATGCAAGACATTCTTATAGTAAGTAAaccttataataaataaatagagttaaTTTAGCAGTTCAGTATTTTCTAATTAATCTTTACTGAGAATATAAATTTACTGGTACCAAAGCTAAGGtttatttatggaataaatacaCCCGGAGTTTTACTAAGAAAGGGTCAGATAAACTAGAAGTTAGAGcgataataacaataaaatacatgAGTCATTAGCTAATCACACAGAATGTAATTTGTAGCTGGCTTGAGTCAGAACAGGCCGAATTTCTCCAGAGGTGGAGCAGGTTGTTAACCAGATATGGGTCATGACCACTGCATTGGACAAGTTAAGGGGAGGGGCTCCGTTACAGTGGAGGAAAGGTTCTCTCTCATTGTTTTCCTAAACAGACATGAGAACTGGCTTAAGATGAGCTCAGTATGCACATCAGCAAAGCCTTTGTAAATTCTGTTATTTCAAAGGAATCAAGCTGATGACTAGTGCACAGGAATCTTACTATGAATTAGAAACACAATCCATTCTTCCTCCAAGTGGAAATAGTTTTACTGTTCcttgttataaaatatataatcctggtaaaaatgaatttgtaattacagaaaatacatagaaaaaaatcaaatgtaattaCACACAAAGGCAACTATTAGAACTGTTATGTTTTTACTTCCAGGTTTTCTCCTATTCTcagacatatttataaaataagatcaTGGTgttttttaatctgctttttcACTGAACAGTATTGTGGTCATTTTCTcatgtggttgtgtgtgtgtgtgtgcttacatatatatatttaaatttatatatatatatacataaattatatataaatatataatatgtataaatgtaaaatttatatatacgcttatataaaattttttaatgactcCAAAGTATTCCTTCATGTACCCAGTatttcctgactttttttctttctcattaactGTCTCAATACTATATTACTGAGAACAAGTGTATAACACTTGATAAATACTTTCCTGATAATCCAAATGTTTTGCAAGGTCAGCTTACATTTCCTGTCCTCCTTGGTGATATGTCTTCTTAAATAGTTCAGAAGACACTTCGATTTTTATATAGGTAtgtatcgtgtgtgtgtgtttgctgggTTCCTTTCTAAAATAATCACCCCTTTGCACTAGTAGCAATTTCAAACATGATTATGCTCTGCCTTTGACCTGTAAGGGATCTTCTAGAGATCATCTAGTTATTTGTGGATGgtactttctaaattttaaaaaccaagcaaaacCATTTTTTAACCCTCGATATAATCTTGAGCtttaaaaacagatatttaaactttctttctttttttttaattttagagagggagagaggggcagagagagaaggagagagagaatattaagcaggctccatgctgagggctcgatctcacaaccctgagatcatgatctgagccgaaatcaagagtcagtcacttaactggctgagtcacaaAGACGCTCCTTAAATTTTCTTAACAGAGCACTATCAGAGCTTCATCGAGGACTACTGCCCATTTTAAGTGGGTCTATACACGAGATCGACCAAAAGAGATCCTGCTAACGGTTTTGGATTTACCAgtaagaaaagaatgaatatatctggagaataaaaatgaaagtgagcTGAGTggtatttttaatgaaagaaaatttgcGATCCAGAGGTGCAactgaatttcttatttttataacctGTTGTTCCAGATGCTTTCGAAAAGGTCCAGGGACTCTCTGAGCCTGTTGGTGTTGTTATCTTCCCGAATCACCATGTTGTAGCTGCTGCAGGCCGCAACATAAATGATAGCCGTGACATCTTtgtggaagaagagagaaaaagggaagccCCGGTTAGAGAGCCACTGTGTGGTTATGATCAAGTACACGTCCAGCTGCTACTCATTTTCATCCCGTGATTATAAGAACAACTTACAGAAGCACTGTGTGTGTGGTTGTTTCAGTAATGCATCCGTATGAGCAAATGACAAATGTAAATTTAGGATgcttaaattccttttttaaattaaaaaaaaattaatgcttatttttgagagagagagagagagagagagagagtgagtgggttaggggcagagagagagggagacacagaatctgaagctggctccaggctctgagctgtcagcacagagaccgacacggggctcgaactcacggactgtgagatcctcccctgagccgaagtcagacgcttaacctactgagccactcaggtgccctgggatgCTTAAATTCTTTATGAGATTCACATTTAAGGCATTTGATGGATGGTCTAATCTGattcaaagcacagaaatcacCATTAAAGCACTGGATCCATTTTCTTCTCTCGTCCCTCTGGCCGCCGACATCAAACATGCTGTGGAAGAACAACAGGACACGAtgacggggttggggggggggcgtgacaCCTCTGTGCTTCTTTCCTTGGCTGAGGCTCCCGGCCTGAAGCACTGCCCCATGGGTGGCCCCCGCAGACTGCTCCACTGGCTCTAAGTTTCTGCCTGACCCGGGAGTCCACACCAAGCTGTTCCTTGGGGTCACAGCCCTCACTCTGTGGTCACCAGGCCGGCTCGGGCCCCTCTTCTCAGGGCAGCCTGTGCCGGGCATCCCCCTGCCTGAGCGGGTCCTCTGTACCTACCCAAAGGCCACTGGATCTTTCTCACCTTCTCAGGTGGCTCTGGTTCCCATGTTCCTCCCTGCCCTAAACTTACTGCATGCCCTTTAGGGCCACAGAGTCTGTACGGACTTATCCAAAAGGACAGCGAGGCACATTTGGGATGTTTGATGTCCCAGGGCCCATGGGAGGAAGGCTGGGCTCCCCGACCCCATCAGGACGCCAGCAGACAGCCAGGGCGGGGGGCGTCCTGCCCTTGTCTCCACAGCTGGTCTGCTCTCAACAACTTACTGAAAGTTTACTTTGTCCACTTGGAATCGGGTCTCAAAAATCCCCGATGTCAGAACTCGGCATCTGAGAAGGTCCTGAGAACAAGAAGACAAACCAAGTGGCAGCACTGTTCTTCAGAAGGAAAAGCCCTGAATGCAACCATAATAACCGAGTTTTTCAGATGACCATCTCTTCCAATTGTAAGAGAAACAATAATAACTAAAAAGTCAGACAAATGCTCTGTCtcaccacctccctcccagcAGAAAGTCATAATTAATGTATTAGTTTTGTCTTAGAGACTTAGTAGCTGTGCTTTAATTTCCTTTagtaggttttgttgttgttttttaatttatcactTCTGCATGTATGTCCATGCCTGTCCTGCACCTGACAGGAGACCCCACGGCTCTCTGCTTGCTGCACCTACCTGCAAAGCCACCTGCTCCGGGTGTAGACCTTCTGGGTGAGAAACCAAAGGCTCGAAAACAAAGGTTTGCATAGTTTTGAGCTCTTGGGGTCAGCCTCACAGAGAGATGGATTTTGGGGTGAGAGAGGAGCCCAGGCCttcaggagaggcagagaggagagagatgccAGGAGGGGCCCACTGCCAAGCCCCTCCAGGGGACATAGGacactggggggggggtgttggagaGGCTGTTTGAATGGAGCCCCCTAACTTCTTTGGCGTTCACTAGCTCTAGAGGCTGCTGGGAGCCTCCTAAGCTGAGCAATTCAGGGTTTTCTCCAAGTCTCTGCAGATGCCTGAGTGCCAAAGGTTTCGAGGGGCACAGAGGGTCCCTCTCTTCTACTTACGAATGTGCAGTGGGATGCTTTTATCCAGCTCAACCCAAAGACGACGCTCTGGGTCACACCCAGAGAGCGTGCCTGTGATATGTGAGCCAGGCCAGGGCCCAAAGCAGAATGGGCAGAGTTTACGAAGCTGGTGAAGCACAGGTTCAGTTTTCCGTTCACAGCTCCCAGAGGCACGGGAGTGGCACATTCCTATTCCACAGGGGAAATTACTTTGATATTGGCAGTTTAGAAAGCTAGTAGGTTTTAGAGAGCTAAGTCAGGAGGCACAGCACAGGTTCTGGTGGGTATGCTGCGTGTACGTGCAGGGACAGCGGAAACGATTTGCCAGAAGTAGCTGTCTTGTGGAATCCCTCCTCCTTAATTCACGTTAAAATAATCAGTGAGGGATAACTGGCACTTCCTCTAGTCCCAGGAAGTTCAAAGAGGTGGTTGCGGGCTCCCGCTTCACCTACCTGGTCTGTGGGTGTGTAGTCCACCAGACTGACACTGTCGATTCTTTCCAGGAAGctgaaaagaaagccagcaagGGCTCAGTCGTGTTCTCTGATGGCTTCTCTCCGGGACTGCGGGCCAAGGGGATGGGCTCCTCACACAAGcacaggagggcaggggcaggcagagaagcTGGGGTAAgttcccccttccttctctgaatATGTGTCCTCCCAGACAGCAGAACATTCCCGATGGAGGGGCCAAggctgacttttcttttcttttttacctcttttttttttttaaccttccctcttcccttttgcCCACCGCCCtagagttgggggggaggggccacTCAGcaataggggaggggcacagggccTCCTTCAAAGCCACGATAGTAGCAGAAGCCCATGTTGCAACATAAACACAACGCGGGAGGTCAGAGACGTTCCTTTAGCGTCACGGGTTCCTAATAAGATCGAAGCAATGTGCAAGCGCGCACACATCAACAGGTTTAACCTGGTGTGTTCACCTGGAGGGActcacagagggagggagaagtaaatgaaaggaaaggaaaggaagggaatcGCACTGTATGTGTACGTGGAAGGAGACATgggcacttgctctctctccccacagagGCCACCCTGTCCATCTCCTCGCCAACCTTGCTTTATTCTTCTACGTGGCACTTACCACGGCCTGACACGAGTcgcatttatttatgtttattatctaTCTCTTCCTCCAAAACGCGAGACCCCCAGGGCAGGTCTTTGTCTCGCTGGCCCaggtatccccagcacctagcgcAGACCTGGCCCCTAAATCTTTGTTCGGGGAATCCAATGTctgctctgctcctcctcccgCAGCTAGAAGACGTAAGTGAGCAGGTGGCTGAGAGGCCCAGCCCATAATGGACACTGTGGAGATTT from Prionailurus viverrinus isolate Anna chromosome D3, UM_Priviv_1.0, whole genome shotgun sequence includes the following:
- the GNAL gene encoding guanine nucleotide-binding protein G(olf) subunit alpha isoform X3; this encodes MGSEESQERGRCLGSQEYRDCGQLCWMLLMTGQEFFDHVKKLWDDEGVKACFERSNEYQLIDCAQYFLERIDSVSLVDYTPTDQDLLRCRVLTSGIFETRFQVDKVNFHMFDVGGQRDERRKWIQCFNDVTAIIYVAACSSYNMVIREDNNTNRLRESLDLFESIWNNRWLRTISIILFLNKQDMLAEKVLAGKSKIEDYFPEYANYTVPEDATPDAGEDPKVTRAKFFIRDLFLRISTATGDGKHYCYPHFTCAVDTENIRRVFNDCRDIIQRMHLKQYELL
- the GNAL gene encoding guanine nucleotide-binding protein G(olf) subunit alpha isoform X2 produces the protein MGCLGNSKTAEDQGVDEKERREANKKIEKQLQKERLAYKATHRLLLLGAGESGKSTIVKQMRILHVNGFNPEEKKQKILDIRKNVKDAIVTIVSAMSTIIPPVPLANPENQFRSDYIKSIAPITDFEYSQEFFDHVKKLWDDEGVKACFERSNEYQLIDCAQYFLERIDSVSLVDYTPTDQDLLRCRVLTSGIFETRFQVDKVNFHMFDVGGQRDERRKWIQCFNDVTAIIYVAACSSYNMVIREDNNTNRLRESLDLFESIWNNRWLRTISIILFLNKQDMLAEKVLAGKSKIEDYFPEYANYTVPEDATPDAGEDPKVTRAKFFIRDLFLRISTATGDGKHYCYPHFTCAVDTENIRRVFNDCRDIIQRMHLKQYELL